From Carnobacterium alterfunditum DSM 5972:
ATATGCTCAGCAAGTGCGATAGTAGCACCATTTGCTGAATAAATAGCCATTGCTTGGTAAAGTTCTTCTACTGAGTAAGTATCGTCTATTCGCAAAGGGACATTTGATAAGTCATAATTTTGGCTGATTTTATGAGCGTATTCGCTGATTTCTATTTGATCATCCCATGCTAAATCACCATCTTTGATGGTCTCTAATAATAGATATTCCGTGATCATCTTAGTCATCGAAGCAATACCTAATTTTTTGTCACCATTTTGATTCAATAAAACTTTTCCAGTCGTTGGTTCAATTACAAAAGCTGCTGCTGCATCTATTTCAGGCTGTTCACTTGTTGCTGCTGATACCGTTGTACCAACGACACCTAATGGAGAAAAAGTTCCTACTAATAGTGTTGTGACAAATACTGTACTGATTTTTTTAAAATTCTTCATCTTTTTATTGTCTCCTCAGTTCGTTTGATTTTCAGTTTGAATATTCACATTAAGTTATTCGCAGTCAAATACTGCATACTTTTTCTATGTTAGCGAAATACACTAAAAAAAACAACCCTCTTTTGCTTAAATTTAATATAAGACGGTTGTTTTATAAAAATTTAACTGAAATCAGCTTTATTATTCTTTTCGGTTAACTGTTTTAATGGTAGATGCATCACAAAACGAGTCAAATGAGCATCCGAAGAAGCATAAATGTATCCACCATGGAGAGCGACAATACTTTGGGCAATTGCTAACCCCAAACCTGTACCTCCTGTTTCTTGCGACCGAGACTCCTCTACGCGATAGAAACGATCAAATAATTGATCCAATGATTTTTGCGGAATCGGTGATCCATCATTATTAACTGAAATAATAACTTCTTTTCCTGCTTTTTGAACTTCAATAAATATCTTCTTGCCATCTTTTCCATACTTTAAAGCATTTGAAATTAAATTATTGAAGACACGAACTAATTTTTCAGTATCAGCTTCCATTTGAATAGCCTCATAGGAAGTGACCACTTCAATCTCCATATGTCTTTTTCCTGCTTCCAATTCAAAGTCTGCTGCCAACTGTTCTAATAATTGCACCATATCAAATTCAGATACATTTAAAGGTGTAGTTGTTTGACGAACTTTTGTGTATTCAAATAGATCTTCTACAAGTACCTTCATCTGTTTCGCTTTTGTGTATGCCGTATGAGTATATTTCAGTAATTCTTCTTCATTCTGGTACCGTCTTTCTTCAATCAATCCTAAGTAACCAATAATAGAGGTCAAGGGTGTTCGTATGTCGTGACTTACATTTGTAATCAATTCATCTTTAGATTGTTCTATTCGTCGTTCTTCTTCCATTGCTTGCACTGTGCTATCTACTAAAACATGGATACTCTCTACTATTTTTTCCATATCTCCACCAAAATCTTTTGTGATTCGGTGTTCATAATGCCCTTCGGCAATATAGTGCAACTCACTAATAATATGATTTAATTGCATCTGTTTATACCGTCTTTTTAAGCGCCAATGAATCGTCACTACCGCTACAATAGTTAAAATAATAATAAAAAATGGTGTAAGAGAAATGATTTGATTGCCTTGGATGCTAATAATAGCATCGCCAAAGAACCAAAATCCTCGGATAATTCCTGGAAAATCAGCAAGCATGCGATTGAAAATAACAAAAGCAGCATAGTACAAAATCAAGATCAATCCGATAGTAATAAATCCTTCAATAATCAACTTACTTTTTTCTTTTCTTGTCAGTTTCAAATAGCTAGTCAACTCCTACTTTTCAATGTTTCTAGAAAATTTCACCGTTCTCCTATCTTATATCCTACTCCCCAAACGGTTTGGATCACTTTTTCTCCGCCGGTCGCCTCTTCGATTTTATCTCTTAAATGACTAACGTGAACCATCACTGTTTTAGCCGATACGAGACTTTCTTGCTGCCATACGCGTTCAAATATTTCATCTGCACTAAAAACGCGATTTGGGTTACTCGCTAATAAGTATAAAATACCAAATTCTAAAGCTGTCAGCTGGATAAATTGTCCATTGATCGTTCGAACTTCGTGCGATTCTTTTTCAATCAATAATGGTCCAACCTCGAGTTTATTAAGTTCTTGTGCGTTAGTCGCATAATTGCTTCTGCGTAATAAGGACTTGATTCGAGCCATCACTTCTAAAGGGTTAAAGGGTTTAGCTACGTAATCATCTGCTCCCGTTACTAAGCCTTTTATTTTATCAATATCGGTCGTTTTAGCACTGAGCATCAGAATCGGCAATTGCAGCTCTTTTCGTACTTCTTTTACAACTTGATTTCCATCCATATTAGGCATCATAACATCTAATACCATTAAATCGATATCTTTGATCGTTTTGATTTTTATTAAAGCTTCTTTTCCATTATAGGCTTTTTCTACTTCATATCCTTCATTTTGGATATAAATGCTTAATAATTCTACGATTTCTTTATCATCATCGACTACTAAAATTTTCATATGATTTCCCTCATTTTAGACGTATTTTTTTCGATTTTACTCATCATATCAGAAAATACTAAAGAATTTATTAAAAAAAAGCTTGATACTGTTCAATGTGAACAGTATCAAGCTTCTACTTTTGACCTTATTTTTATTGGACAGAGTAATTTGGTGCTTCATTTGTGATTTGTACGTCATGTGGATGAGATTCGCGTAAACCTGCTCCACTCATTTGGATAAATTGTGTCTCTTCACGCAGTTGTTCTAGATTACCTGCTCCAACATATCCCATACCTGAGCGCAATCCGCCAAGCATTTGGAAGACGATATCAGTAACAGCACCTTTATAAGCGACGCGTCCCTCGATACCTTCTGGAACTAGCTTGTTCGCTTCATTTACAGCACCTTGGAAGTAGCGGTCACTTGAACCTTTTTCCATTGCAGCTAAGCTTCCCATTCCACGATATGTTTTGAAACGACGGCCTTGGAAAAGTTCAAACTCGCCTGGAGACTCATCTGTTCCAGCTAACATGCTGCCTAACATAACAGCATGTCCTCCAGCTGCTAATGCTTTTACAATATCTCCTGAATATTTGATTCCACCATCAGCAATGATTGTACGGCCATATTCACGGGCCACTGCTGCTGCATCATAAATAGCTGTAATTTGTGGTACCCCAACTCCAGCGACCACACGTGTTGTACAAATCGATCCAGGACCAATCCCTACTTTTACTACATCTACTCCAACTTCATATAATGCACGAGTCCCTTCACCTGTTGCTACATTTCCTGCAATCAAAGTGATAGTCGGGAATTCTTCACGAATTTCTTTGATTTTGCGGATCACTCCTGCACTATGACCATGAGCAGTATCTACTATGATCGCATCGACCCCTGAATCGATCAAAGATTGTGTTCTTTCAAAAGTATCACTCGTTATACCGACTGCTGCTGCAACCAATAAACGGCCATGAGAGTCTTTTGCAGCATTTGGAAATTCAAGTATTTTTTCGATATCTTTGATCGTTATCAAGCCGCTTAAACGACCATTTTGATCAACGATTGGTAATTTTTCAATTTTGTGTTTTTGCAAAATCTGCTCTGCTTCTTTCAAAGAAGTTCCTGTTGGAGCTGTAACTAACTGGTCCTTTGTCATTACTTCATCAATTTGAATCGAATAATCTGCTACAAAACGCAAGTCGCGATTCGTTAAAATTCCTACTAAGATACGGTCTTCCATGTTATTTACGATCGGCACACCACTGATACGGTAACGGTTCATCAAATGTTCTGCTTCTGAAACGGAATGGGTGGGAGTTAAAAAGAAAGGATCGAGAATAACACCACTCTCAGAACGTTTTACTTTTCTCACTTCATCTGATTGTTGTTTCACGGTCATATTTTTATGAATAACACCTAGGCCACCTTGACGAGCCATTGCAATAGCCATTCTTGAGTCTGTCACCGTGTCCATGCTAGCACTCATTATTGGAACATTTAATTTAATGTTTTTGGCTAGTTGAATACTTAAATCCACTTCATTTGGTAAAACATGGCTTTCAGCAGGTACTAACAACACATCATCAAAAGTAAACCCTTTTTTCGCAAATTTTGTTTCCCAGTTAGACATTACAACCATCCGCCCCTTTTTTCAATTGATTTGTTCAATAATTTTATCTACAAAAATAACAGAGATATCAAAGATAGTCAATAGCAAATGGTCGAATTGTTTCTTAAGCCCCTTTTTTCCTGTCTACTAGCAGCTAAACCACGCTATAATGAAGATAAGATGAGAAAAAGTTCCCATCAACTAAATAAATTTAGCTGATGGGAACTCTCATTTGTTATCCACTTTGTTACTTTTTAGGATCTAGAATAACCCGCCTCGGATGTTTAATTTGCGTTTTGCAAAATATTTTGCGACGAAGGCTAAAATACCGATCACTATATTACCGATGGCATTTATCGGCACATTGACTGCTGCTGGAATCACCATCATCGAGCCTGTCATCACAAACATTAGAGCTAACATACCTGTAGTTGAAACCAGGATATAGCGGACCATCCCACCTTTTTTAGGGTTTTTTCTATCCGGCATATTTTTAGCGATCAACAGGATGACTAATCCTCCCATAATAAAGTTCAATAGAGTAGTAATTAGTCCAAGTGAAGATGATGCTTCCTCTACACTGCTGAATAGGCCTGAAAGACCCGTTATAAGAGAGAATAATCCACCTATCATTAAACCACCATCTAAAGCGATTTTCCAATTCTTAGAAGGGCCTACTTGAGATTGCTCAGGCTTAGCAACTAAATGATTGGCACATTCGGTAACTGTCCCATATAATTGACGAGCTGTTTCGCCAGCTTTTTGACGTTCAACTAAATTATGAAGCATGTCATTAAAGATTTCTTCTTTTTTTGCTTCAGACATATTTTTTTCAACTAAAGCTTTATTCAAACTCAACATATATTGTTCATTTCGTTTGGTCAATTTTTGAAGCAATGCGTTATTCTCTTCTTTTTTTGCTTGTGTTGTATTACCTTGTACTTCTTCCACGGATCAAATGCCCCTTTCTAGGCCTTGCTAAACTTTCTTAGTCAATTTTTTATTTATACATTAAATCTAAATAATAGTACGTCTCCATCATTGACAACGTACTCTTTTCCTTCAGAACGCATACGGCCTGCTTCTTTTGCGGCCTGTTCACTTCCATATTTATCAAAGTCTTCATAAGCGATCGTTTCTGCTCGAATGAATCCTCGTTCAAAATCACTATGGATAACTCCTGCCGCTTGAGGAGCTTTCATCCCTTTTTTAAAGGTCCATGCACGAACTTCTTGAACACCGGCAGTAAAGTACGTACCTAACCCTAAAAGGTTATATGCTGAACGGATCAATTGATCTAAACCAGATTCTTTAATGCCTAACTCTTCTAAAAATAATTCTTTTTCTTCATCTTCAAGTTCGGCGATTTCTTCTTCGATCCTCGCACAAATCACATTTACTTCTGCTTTTTCTTCAGCTGCAAATTTTCGTACTTGATTGACTAAATCATCATTTTCAGTATCCGCTACTTGATCTTCAGAAACATTTGCTACATACAAAACCGGTTTTGCCGTTAATAAAAATAAGCTTCTAACGATTTTTTCTTCATCTTCATTAAATTCGATCGAACGAGCTGATTTTCCCTCTTCTAAAACCGGTTTGATCTTATCCAACACGGCTAACTCAGCAACTGCTTCTTTATCTTTTGTACGCGCAACTTTTGATACACGAGCATAGCGTTTTTCAACAGACTCTAAATCAGCTAGTACTAATTCTAAATTAATTGTTTCAATATCTGAAATCGGATCGACTTTGCCTTCAACGTGGATGATATTATCGTCTTCAAAACAACGAACAACGTGGCAAATAGCATCTACTTGACGAATATTAGCTAAGAATTTATTTCCAAGCCCTTCACCTTTACTTGCCCCTTTTACGATTCCGGCAATATCGGTAAATTCAAAAGTAGTTGGAAGAGTTCTCTTTGGTGAAACCAATTCTTCTAAGCGTTTTAAACGGTGATCAGGGACCTCTACAACTCCTACATTAGGATCAATTGTTGCAAATGGATAATTAGCTGCTTCTGCTCCTGCTTTTGTAATTGCGTTAAATAAAGTTGATTTACCTACATTTGGTAAACCTACGATTCCTGCTGTTAATGCCATATCTAAATTCACTCTTCCTTTTTTAATAATTTTTGTTTTTAGTTTTCTACTGCTTTTTCTAAAACTTTTTTCATTTTCTTTTCAAAATCTCTTCTTGGCATCATGACCATATGGCCGCATTGCGTACATTTGATTCGGATATCCATACCCATTCTAATGATTTGCCAACGGTTTGCCCCACAAGGATGAGGTTTTTTCATTTCAACAATATCATTTAAATCGTAATTTTTTTCCATCATTAATCTCCCTATAAGCGTTTATTCATCATCAAATTGAATATTTAGAATATCTAAAATGCGTGTTAAGTCATCTGTCGAAAGATACTCGATCTCAATTTTACCTTTTTGATTTTTTTCGTTGATAGAAACACTTGTACCAAATTTATCCATTAGCCGTTCTTCACTCTCACGGATGTAATAAGGCTTTTTATCATTTTTAGTTGCTTCTGCTGCTGCCTCTTTAGGTTGGTTCATCTTATTCACTAATTGCTCTAATTGACGAACGGTCAAATGATCTCGGACCACTCGTTTAGCTAATTTTGTGATTTGTTTTTTTTCTTTTAGTCCAAGCAATGTTCTTGCTTGTCCCATTGAGATGTCTTCATTTTGCAGCATTTCCTTAACGGCATCGGGCAATCCTAATAAACGCAAATAATTGGCGATATATGGTCGGCTTTTACCTAAACGTATTGCTACTTCTTCTTGCGTTAGTTTTAGCTTTTTCATCATCATTTCATATGCTTCAGCTTCTTCAAGTGAGGTTAGATCTTCTCTTTGCAAATTTTCTAAAACAGCAACTTCCATCATCTTTTCTTCATCAAATTCACGGATGATAGCTGGTATTGTTTCTTTGCCTGCTAATTTAGATGCTCTAAAGCGACGTTCTCCAGCTATGATCTCATAGCCTTTGATCTTTGACTCGCGAAGAATAATAGGTTGAAAGACACCTGATAATTTGATTGATTCTGCTAGTTCATTTAAGGCTGCTTCATCGAATGTTTTTCTTGGTTGATAAGGATTGGGTCTGATATCCGTTAACAGGATTTGTTGAACTTGTTCATTCGTTGCATTGATATTTGACAGTTCAGCATAGTCGCCAAAAAGAGCATCGATCCCTCTTCCTAACCCTTTACTATTTTTGTTAACCATTTGCTAGCACTTCCTTTGCTAATTCAAGATAGACTTCTGCTCCTCTAGAACGCGCATCATAATCAATTATCGACAGCCCATGACTTGGGGCTTCAGATAAACGGATATTCCGTGGAATAATCGTTTTATAAACTCTTTCGCGGAAGTATTTTTTCACTTCATCGACAACTTCATAACCTAAATTTGTACGCGCATCTAACATAGTCAATAAAACACCCTCAATTTTTAATTCGGGATTAAAATGTTTTTGGACCAGTCGGACCGTATTCAGCAATTGACTTAATCCTTCTAAAGCATAATATTCGCATTGAACAGGAATTAAAATAGAATCACTTGCTGTAAAGGCATTGATCGTCAAATGGCCTAATGATGGGGGGCAGTCAATTAGGATGTAATCATAATCATCTTTCACTTTTTCCAGTGCTTGTTTTAATCTGGATTCCCTAGCCATTTGTGAAGTTAACTCAATTTCTGCACCTGCTAATTGAATCGTGGCCGGCACGACCCACAAGTTTTCTCTCGAAGAAGGCAAAACAACCTCTTTAACGGGTGTTTCGTTTACTAAAATATCATAAATATCTTTTTCAACATCTGACTTTCTTACGCCCAAACCACTTGTTGCATTTCCTTGTGCATCAATGTCAACTAATAAAATTTTCTTTCCAAAATAAGCTAAGCAAGCACCTAAGTTGACTGTTGTCGTTGTTTTCCCAACTCCGCCTTTTTGGTTTGCAACTGATATAATTCGTGCCATCCTTTTTCCTCCATCTGTGTTCAATATCCTCTAGTAACTATTTACCACTGATTTAACCACATCACACAAAAATAGGAGAAAAATTATAATATGCGTATTTTTCTCCTACGCATTTGTTCAAAATGAATGTCTTCATTTATCGCTCTTTATTTATTTATTTTTCTTTCTTGATCTCAATAGTAATACGATAAACATCTTCCAGGTTTTCCTCTTTTGCTTGCAAGGTAATACCCGTTTCTTTAATCAAATCAACCGATTTATGGATCGTATTTACTGCTAACCGAAAATCTTTGGAAATTCTTTTTATGCGGTTCTTTGGCTGATTCGAATTCTTCTCTCTTTCAGCTTGCTTTAACTTGACTAACTGTTCTGTCTCTTTAACAGTTAATTTCTTTTCAAGAATCACCTTTAATAATTCATTTTGTTCTTCAAAAGATAATGCTAATAAACTACGGCCATGTCTTTCTGTCACTTTTTTATTCAATAATGCCTGCTTTATAGGTTCTGCTAACTTTAATAACCGCAGTTTATTTGCAATGAAAGATTGACTTTTCCCAAT
This genomic window contains:
- the ychF gene encoding redox-regulated ATPase YchF; translation: MALTAGIVGLPNVGKSTLFNAITKAGAEAANYPFATIDPNVGVVEVPDHRLKRLEELVSPKRTLPTTFEFTDIAGIVKGASKGEGLGNKFLANIRQVDAICHVVRCFEDDNIIHVEGKVDPISDIETINLELVLADLESVEKRYARVSKVARTKDKEAVAELAVLDKIKPVLEEGKSARSIEFNEDEEKIVRSLFLLTAKPVLYVANVSEDQVADTENDDLVNQVRKFAAEEKAEVNVICARIEEEIAELEDEEKELFLEELGIKESGLDQLIRSAYNLLGLGTYFTAGVQEVRAWTFKKGMKAPQAAGVIHSDFERGFIRAETIAYEDFDKYGSEQAAKEAGRMRSEGKEYVVNDGDVLLFRFNV
- a CDS encoding ParB/RepB/Spo0J family partition protein gives rise to the protein MVNKNSKGLGRGIDALFGDYAELSNINATNEQVQQILLTDIRPNPYQPRKTFDEAALNELAESIKLSGVFQPIILRESKIKGYEIIAGERRFRASKLAGKETIPAIIREFDEEKMMEVAVLENLQREDLTSLEEAEAYEMMMKKLKLTQEEVAIRLGKSRPYIANYLRLLGLPDAVKEMLQNEDISMGQARTLLGLKEKKQITKLAKRVVRDHLTVRQLEQLVNKMNQPKEAAAEATKNDKKPYYIRESEERLMDKFGTSVSINEKNQKGKIEIEYLSTDDLTRILDILNIQFDDE
- a CDS encoding DUF1129 domain-containing protein, producing the protein MEEVQGNTTQAKKEENNALLQKLTKRNEQYMLSLNKALVEKNMSEAKKEEIFNDMLHNLVERQKAGETARQLYGTVTECANHLVAKPEQSQVGPSKNWKIALDGGLMIGGLFSLITGLSGLFSSVEEASSSLGLITTLLNFIMGGLVILLIAKNMPDRKNPKKGGMVRYILVSTTGMLALMFVMTGSMMVIPAAVNVPINAIGNIVIGILAFVAKYFAKRKLNIRGGLF
- a CDS encoding ParA family protein; the encoded protein is MARIISVANQKGGVGKTTTTVNLGACLAYFGKKILLVDIDAQGNATSGLGVRKSDVEKDIYDILVNETPVKEVVLPSSRENLWVVPATIQLAGAEIELTSQMARESRLKQALEKVKDDYDYILIDCPPSLGHLTINAFTASDSILIPVQCEYYALEGLSQLLNTVRLVQKHFNPELKIEGVLLTMLDARTNLGYEVVDEVKKYFRERVYKTIIPRNIRLSEAPSHGLSIIDYDARSRGAEVYLELAKEVLANG
- a CDS encoding DUF951 domain-containing protein; its protein translation is MEKNYDLNDIVEMKKPHPCGANRWQIIRMGMDIRIKCTQCGHMVMMPRRDFEKKMKKVLEKAVEN
- a CDS encoding response regulator transcription factor, producing MKILVVDDDKEIVELLSIYIQNEGYEVEKAYNGKEALIKIKTIKDIDLMVLDVMMPNMDGNQVVKEVRKELQLPILMLSAKTTDIDKIKGLVTGADDYVAKPFNPLEVMARIKSLLRRSNYATNAQELNKLEVGPLLIEKESHEVRTINGQFIQLTALEFGILYLLASNPNRVFSADEIFERVWQQESLVSAKTVMVHVSHLRDKIEEATGGEKVIQTVWGVGYKIGER
- a CDS encoding sensor histidine kinase; the encoded protein is MTSYLKLTRKEKSKLIIEGFITIGLILILYYAAFVIFNRMLADFPGIIRGFWFFGDAIISIQGNQIISLTPFFIIILTIVAVVTIHWRLKRRYKQMQLNHIISELHYIAEGHYEHRITKDFGGDMEKIVESIHVLVDSTVQAMEEERRIEQSKDELITNVSHDIRTPLTSIIGYLGLIEERRYQNEEELLKYTHTAYTKAKQMKVLVEDLFEYTKVRQTTTPLNVSEFDMVQLLEQLAADFELEAGKRHMEIEVVTSYEAIQMEADTEKLVRVFNNLISNALKYGKDGKKIFIEVQKAGKEVIISVNNDGSPIPQKSLDQLFDRFYRVEESRSQETGGTGLGLAIAQSIVALHGGYIYASSDAHLTRFVMHLPLKQLTEKNNKADFS
- the guaB gene encoding IMP dehydrogenase — its product is MSNWETKFAKKGFTFDDVLLVPAESHVLPNEVDLSIQLAKNIKLNVPIMSASMDTVTDSRMAIAMARQGGLGVIHKNMTVKQQSDEVRKVKRSESGVILDPFFLTPTHSVSEAEHLMNRYRISGVPIVNNMEDRILVGILTNRDLRFVADYSIQIDEVMTKDQLVTAPTGTSLKEAEQILQKHKIEKLPIVDQNGRLSGLITIKDIEKILEFPNAAKDSHGRLLVAAAVGITSDTFERTQSLIDSGVDAIIVDTAHGHSAGVIRKIKEIREEFPTITLIAGNVATGEGTRALYEVGVDVVKVGIGPGSICTTRVVAGVGVPQITAIYDAAAVAREYGRTIIADGGIKYSGDIVKALAAGGHAVMLGSMLAGTDESPGEFELFQGRRFKTYRGMGSLAAMEKGSSDRYFQGAVNEANKLVPEGIEGRVAYKGAVTDIVFQMLGGLRSGMGYVGAGNLEQLREETQFIQMSGAGLRESHPHDVQITNEAPNYSVQ